The Microvirga lotononidis region TCCGTCTTGCTGGCATTGGCGCTGACGCCGTGGCGGTCCCCCGGATACTCTGAAAAATTTTCCCCGGCGCGGTATGTCTTCACTGGGCCGTCATTGACCTGGCTCAGGATGGCACCCTCCAGAACGGTCGCATAGATGAAGGCCGATGATGGATGTGTGTGGGCTTGGTCGAAACCGCCGGGGCCGTATTCAACCAAGACTCCCTTCATGCTCTTGCCGGGCACGTTCGGAAGCTCCTGCTCATATACGACCGTAACCTTGGCAGCTTCGTTAGCCGCGCGAGTGTCGTGAGCGCCGGCAGCACCCGGAGTCATAGCCAACAGAATAGCCGCACAGCTGAGTTCTCTGATCATTGGTAATGCCTTTCTGGAATAATCGTGTCGGGTCGCGAGGATGGCGGCAGCTCAGGCCGCCTTTGCTCTGGATCCGAACCACTGGAGGAAATCGATCTTTCCAAGACGGGGGGTGCCGTTGGAAACAAGGGTGCCCTCTTCGAGCTTCGCGCCGAAGTATGGGACCTCGGTCGAGGCTTCGACGATGCGGGAGTCACCCGTCGCGGTCAGATACCGCGCGATCAGGTCCCGCATGCGAAAGCGCTCCGGACCGGCGATTTCGAGGATGCCGTTGCGTGGTGGTTGGAGCGCCACTTCCGCCATGACCTCGGCAACATCGTCGGAGGCAATCGGCTGAATCAAGGCCGCGGGAACAACAACCTTCTCATCAGCTTTGGAAGAGTTTGCGATTGCTCCCAGGAACTCGAAGAACTGCGTTGCATGCACGATTGTGTAGGCGAGACCGGAGTTCCTGATTAACTCCTCCTGGACCATTTTCGCCCGGAAATATCCGCTCGCCTGCAGCCGCTCCGTGCCGACGACGGACAGGGCAATATAGTGCTTGGCTCCGCTCGCTTTCGCGGCCGCAATGAGGTTGACTGTAGAGCGCCTGAAAAAGTCGAGGACAGCAGCGTCCTCGAACGAGGGAGAATTCGACAAATCGACAACGACCTGTGCGCCCTTGACCGCTTCCGTGACCCCCTCCCCTGTTACGGAATTGACGCCACCTTGCGGCGATGCGGCCACTACATCGTGTCCTGAGTCGCGCAGGCGCGCGACCGTCTTCGAACCGATAAGGCCGGTTCCGCCATTGATAACAATCTTCATCGTGAATCTCCGTTTTGCAGAGCGTTTGCGGTCGCGTTCGAGACCCGATAGATCTTGGGGTGGCGTCTTGAGCGTCAGATTAAGCCGGCCTTGTCCAGGCCGTAGATCTTGTCGGCCGATCCAGGAACCGAGCGGAACGCGATGCCGGCCCGGTTCCAGGCATTGATGGCCATGACAGCGAAGGTCAGGTCTACGAGTTCCTTGTCGGAGAACTGACCGCGAGCGCGCTCGTAGAGTTCGTTCGATACCCCGCCCCCCGGTAGCTTCGTGAGCGCTTCCGCCCAGGCCAGGGCTGCGCGCTCGCGCGGTTCGAACAGGGGCGATTCATGCCAGGTCGCAACATGGTAGAGGCGCAGTTCACGCTCTCCATGGAGCTTTGCCTGCTTCACATGCATGTCGAGACAAAAGCTGCAGCCGTTGAGCTGCGACGTGCGGATCTCCACCAGATCGATGACTGTTTCATCGATACTGCTCTTTCGGATAGCCGTAGAGAGATCCGACAGCTTCCTGAAAAGTTCGGACGAGATGGCCGCATAATTCAGCCGTGGAGCCGAAGTCTTTGCCAGAGCGGCCGTGGCGTATTCTGAGGTCGATGTGTCCATGCGCTGTCTCCCTGATGCGAGTGCATTGCCCGTGAAGCATGTCTCTGAAGGGGAGTTCGCGCTATTATGCCGGCGGCCTGGGCTTCCTCTCGATAAGTGTACGTTACCTAGACCGAAGTTTAGGGGCGGCTACGACGTAATTGGGAGACACGGCCGACGATCGGGTGAGCAGCCTTTGTTGAACCTGCACCCAGAGACTATAGTTGCTTCCCCTGCCGGGATCATCCCTCGTCTTTGCTCGTCTGCATTCATTGACGGTGAAGCGGAGGTACTTAGAGCGTCTAACAAAACCGAGGTGAGGGCGTTGGTTTGGCATGGCCAAACCTCTTGTT contains the following coding sequences:
- a CDS encoding cupin domain-containing protein, producing MIRELSCAAILLAMTPGAAGAHDTRAANEAAKVTVVYEQELPNVPGKSMKGVLVEYGPGGFDQAHTHPSSAFIYATVLEGAILSQVNDGPVKTYRAGENFSEYPGDRHGVSANASKTEPARLLAVFVVNTNETELLTPIK
- a CDS encoding SDR family oxidoreductase, whose protein sequence is MKIVINGGTGLIGSKTVARLRDSGHDVVAASPQGGVNSVTGEGVTEAVKGAQVVVDLSNSPSFEDAAVLDFFRRSTVNLIAAAKASGAKHYIALSVVGTERLQASGYFRAKMVQEELIRNSGLAYTIVHATQFFEFLGAIANSSKADEKVVVPAALIQPIASDDVAEVMAEVALQPPRNGILEIAGPERFRMRDLIARYLTATGDSRIVEASTEVPYFGAKLEEGTLVSNGTPRLGKIDFLQWFGSRAKAA
- a CDS encoding carboxymuconolactone decarboxylase family protein, with product MDTSTSEYATAALAKTSAPRLNYAAISSELFRKLSDLSTAIRKSSIDETVIDLVEIRTSQLNGCSFCLDMHVKQAKLHGERELRLYHVATWHESPLFEPRERAALAWAEALTKLPGGGVSNELYERARGQFSDKELVDLTFAVMAINAWNRAGIAFRSVPGSADKIYGLDKAGLI